TCTTTAGTGAGCTTGTACCTTTTTCTTCTCCAGGTTCCTTCTTTTTcccattctttctttttctccttctaTATGTGTTGGTGTATTCTTTTAACCCTTGTTTCTGTGTGTGTGGTCCTATTCCCTCTTTAATGAGCTtgttcccttttcttttccagGTTCCTTCTTTTCCCCTTCTATGTGCTGGTGTCTTCTTTTAACCCTTCTGTGTGTGCACACATTGGAAAAGGTGCTTATTTCTAATAAGCATTCCTTTTAACTGTTTCAGGCACTGATGGGACAATCTCTTGCATGGCTTcatattttgtttgcaattcCATATTCAGTAAAATCATGGCCCTTTCTGGTGACACGAATGTAAGAGTACACATAAATCCTTCCTTCTTTAGTGTCTGGATGGCATATTGAATTAAAGATGACAAGAAAACCCATGGGGTCGGGTCCCTAGGGGGATCTGCCCCTAATGAGGCAGGGATGGAGATGGGGAACCTATTCCCTGGCCTGAATCTGTTCTTGTCCCTGCACCGATtatgtttattatattataatatatatatatataaaatttaaaaataataatatgctataataattttttatttttctatatatgaaTTTGCCTCTTAATAGGGATTCCCATATTGGATGAGGAATTTGACCTCCTAACAGGGATTCCCCGTCCTTGTCCCGTTTACTCTAGGATGGAGAATGGGGTGAGGATGGGGAATAAATTTACAACAGGGGACAGGGATGGGGAATAAATTTACAAGTGGGGACGGGGATAGGGAGCCCCCCCTGACCCTTTGTATATCCCTGTTGAATGTTTGTTGATGCCGTCAACATATTAATCAcaaatttaggttatgttttGTGCTGTTTGCTATCATTTCTTCTAGAACATGATTTCTGCCCAAAGCATTTTAAGACATTTATAATCAACATCAGATACCCTCAGAATAAActtggaaatatatatatatatatataaattttttttattcttttatttacaTAACATCTCGGGAAATATAAAATCCTTTTACAATAATACTGAAGGGTGAATTTCATGTTGGTTGCAACTGAAAAAATgtgcttgttttttatttgagacTTTTCTTCAACAAAAGAAGATTCTGGAATAGACCAGATTCTTTATCAACTCAACTAGTGAGAAAACAGCCCATTAAAGAGAGCAGGTAAACATGCATCTTAGCACCATGTGAGAGAACCATGTCAGGGAAAGACAAGCACATCTTAAAATATTGATAGGCATTAGTTGTGTTCTCTACAGTACTATGACATAAGAAAGACGTGTGAGGGGAGCCTCTGCTATGACTTCTCAAACATGGAGAAATTCCTGAACCAGAAACCTGTAAGAGCTGCTCTTGGAGTTGGGGACATAGAATTTGTACCATGTAGCCCTGCTGTGTATCAGGCTTTGCTAATGGACTGGATGAGGAATCTTGAAGTTGGTATTCCTGATCTTCTAGACGATGGAATCAAATTGCTTGTATATGCTGGAGAATATGACCTGATCTGCAATTGGCTTGGTAACTTTTTGAGCTTAATTTAGACcttggtgttttttttcttttatttagtgAGCTAACCTTTTGAATAAATGTCCATGCTGAGAATGTGCTTGACTTGAACAGGTAACTCAAGATGGGTGCATGCCATGGAATGGGGTGGTCAACTAGAGTTCCAAGCGGCTCCTGAAGTTCCTTTTGTAATTGGTGATTCAAAAGCTGGACTGATGAAAATCCACGGCCCTCTTACCTTCCTCAAGGTCTCTCTCTCAAACCATGTCTTTCTCACATAGCAGTAGACTTAGGAAGTAGGTGATTGTTGGTGCTGACATGGTGGTTTAATTTAATATGTAACCATAAACAGGTCCATGATGCTGGTCACATGGTTCCCATGGATCAGCCCCGAGTTGCACTGGAGATGCTCAAGAGGTGGTTTGAAAACAAACTTCCTGAAAACACACCTGCTGAATCAAAGGAGGCAGAAGAAAGGGTTGCTCAAATGTGATTCCCTCTGTTGTATTGAAGcctatatctttttttatattacacAGTTGAATAATTTGGGCATGCTGTCCTTGAATTCTCAGTGTGCTTGTAAATAATTTGCCCACAGCCCACAGTCTACAGCCCACAGCTAGGAATTCTGGataaaattttggtattttgttGGTTATGAAACATTTCTTAGCAGCTCATGATGTAACACAAATTTCTTTTTGGGAATAAGAATGCATGCAGCCTGTGCCCTTGTTATCTTATTATTTGTTGTAGGCTAATCTTATTGTTTGTTATAGAGGGTGTTgggtaaattaatttaatgacttatgatctaataacttaatttaagtcattaagtaaattaaatatatttagttagataattttgtattataatttaaaattatttttatttttaagtattaaattagagtagttaatttatttttaattctgaattctttttatcttatttgtacatattaatgagaatatgttttagaattataattctatatttatgatttgttttttataataaatattttataattattttatgcatttataatactttaaatataaatgttttataaataaatttataatttaaaatcaactgaaataaatataagttcaaattaatgaagataaatattaattaaaacatGCTGGATGACTTAGTTCTCTTGAATCTTTGATTTAGATTTAAAGGTTTAATGGAAGTACCAATTTTCATTTGGGTATGCAATTTGGAAGATGTATTGTGGTAGTCCGGGGCCATTATAAGATTTGGTGAAGAAGATGATGCTTCTTTACTTCTCCTTGATCTCTTTCAGTTCCACTCATTAATGGTTCAAAATCCATAACGGTGAATCGAGTTGCTAACTAATCCGAACTCTACtcgaattaagaaataattaaccTAAACTCAATCCAATCCAAACTCTAACCCGGGTACTTAACttaacctcattttttttagttcatatTAAATGTAGAATAATTCAAGTTAAATTTGGATTGATCAGATAAAACTCAGATTGATTGAGttgtataattcaaaatctatttatGATGTTactttaatgtatttatataaaaatttaaaaacaactaaaacaaaatttcaaaataacaataaaagaaaacataaatttatatattttctaaaaataatgaaagccattctatataatataatttgattttttttccttaaaattaaaaaaaaaatataaatattattatatagtaTAAGATAcgttataaaaacattaaattgattttgatttgagtTAAACTTAGATTGTCCAAATCTTAACCCAAAAATTCAACCTAGATTGagtttaaattgaaaaaacataaCTCAAATCCAACTCGAACATTGAAAATGATTACCCAAACTCATCCAAACATTGGATTATATTTGGATTGGATTAGGtctaacttaaaaaatgaaCTCCATGTTAATGAttataatcaataataaatgaGACTTTAATATATAATGAATAAGTAaatctattttatatatattatatgagATGTAACTTTAcaaatgattataaataaatttgttataactttgtataaaaaaacctcaaagaaaatttaaataaatatattttttaatgggAATGTTATTAGATTttctaaacaaaattatatgaaaattataaaagattttaaacACCAGGagtttttctataaaaatataaaagaataaaagttaattaaaaaaaaaatggactaagtcacttaaacctacATGAAAACCTATATAAACCCGTAAAGGGTTATGAATTCATTCTTCCTCTCgtattttttgaaacttgaacCTAGTCACCCTTCTCTTGTGCCAAGACCCATAGAAGGAAAGATCGAGTTCTACAATGACCACTGCAATTTCAGAGTCTTTTAGAATCTTCATGGGATAGAAATTGATATAGAAATATCTACATCACAGGTACGAACGTTCTACAGTCTTTCTGCTGCGTTAGGTCTAGAAAAAACTTATGATGtggatgcatgcaccctatatGAACCAGGGCCAAAGAATGGAGAAATCCGGGTATTCCCGGCAATTGGTTTTAATCCTTATGAGACCACtgctgaaaagaaaaaaaaaatctctctggTTTGCTGAAGCACTATGTTATATGaccttttattattcatttctaGCCAATATTTCACAAGCGGAACAACCATGGCCTGGTTTACTCATTTCCatccatgtatatatatatcacaaacAGAAGTAGCATGGTAAAATAGAAAGTTTTAGGAGGTTTGAGTCACCACTGCAGAGACCATAGTGTTCATCCCACACATGCCATGGCCCCTGCAAAGCCGGTAATAGCCGTGTTCTCCCCATCTCTTGCCCCATGAATTCTTAATGATCCAGTAGGGCATGTAGCCAAACCTCAGGATGGAGTACCCCTTTGCACCATACCCCACCAGCAAAACGCCATGGTTTATCCATCTCTTGGGGCATATGAGAGGACACGACACTCCACCGATGTAAGTTTGCATGAAGATTGCATTCAAACCAACTGCAATAGGTCTTTGATTAATCCACTTTCAATCATGTTGTCTTCTTATTATTTGACAATGGATGTACATAAGATACTAACCTGCAAGGGGACCATGGCAGACTAAATTGGCGGCGATCTGGTTCTCATCGATGGGGACTTCGGTGAAATTCACAACTCTAACTGCTACTCTGTCTGGTTTAAACTTGCATTCGCCATGCTTGCCGGTGTAAGGATATGAACTTTCCTCCTCCAACCCTCCTGCCTCAATCAAATACTTGTAAGCATTTGTCATAAGGCCTCCCTCGCAACCACTGTCACATGCGGCCTTGTCCCTTATATCGCACTTGAGAAAAATATAACAGAAACAAGTATTAATTGGATTTGTGCATGATCAGAAATGTTCATTATAACAAACCCTCCAAAAGCTTTTAGGTTCATTATGACCAAAGTCCAGATGAAAGACTCGGAAGAAGAATCCAAACACAATTAAGCTTATAATTACCATGTGATCACAGTCTACAAGTTGTTGCTCACTTAGAGTGAGAAGTTTCTTTGTTGAAATGAAATGGGCTCCTTCCACTGCTCCTGTGGTGCTAAAAGCCCAGCATGATCCACATGTGCCCTGCATCAATGTTACAAGCTCCTTTGCTTTTGACTAATATATATATGGGGCCTTCAGCCCAGCTGAAGAAGgaatttaaatatcaattagCAAAAATGAGTGAAGAAATACTGAACCAATTACCTGCATCTTCACCTCAGTGACAGCTCCTTTCTCCCTCCAGTCAAAACTCTCCGGCAACCCATCCACCTCCAAGGCCGCTGCAGTCTCCGCAACTCCTCCCTTCATGTGAGGCCCACCCACCACTCCCGTGAACATCCTCTCGAACTCCTCCTCGGAGAGATCGGAGAAGGGCGTGACGCCGTGTAACGCCGTTGGGTCAAGCGCCTGGTGCTCCGCCGCCCTCACCATGTTCTTCGCGAATATCCCTAGGCGGTGCACGTACTCCTCTCTGCTACTGTACTCTTTCCCGTACTTCTCCATGAACATTCTGAACTCTTTCTCTGTGCCCAATACACCATCTACACCGAATTTTCTGTGGCTGTGACCGTCTGTTACTTGGACTATTTTCGGGTCCCATGGGGTATCGTGTTCGTGGAGTGAAATTGCAGAGGCTGCGAGTGCGCAGGTTAGGAGTGCCGCGACTCCAAGGGCACCGGTTAGACCTCCTCCCATCGTCCCTCCCCTCCTCCTTGAGCTCTGCTTCACCGGGCTGCAATTACGATTTTGTCCCCATTTAAATCCTTTTCAGAAGTACATATGGGCATAATAGTCATTGTGGTTTAGAAAAGGCCCTTCCAAGTGAGGATGTGTGTGTGACCCATGCAGAAGCTTTGTGTTGCATGAGGAACGCGTGGCTGTAGGGTGGCATCAGTCTCTGTACACGTGTACAGTGGTGCTAggaatatatatttatttatatttaaaatattttttaataaaaatataaacattatttattaatatatataatgatgctttgaaaaataaaaaatgtaaagtttgggatttttaataaaatcaagtgaatatttgattttgcatAGATGGCATATGAATGCATTATCATAACTTTATGAGGAATTCGATGTTAATTAGAGAAATTGAATATTTCCCTTGATGGAAAGAAGTTCTACTACACACTCAAATTTGATCCCAAAATCATCAAAGAATTGGAAGGTGATGAAGAGTTGGATAACTTAGTGTCCCATTGTGATGATTTTGTACGGGTATATGTAATGTAATTATCCCTTATAAATGGtgttc
This DNA window, taken from Vitis riparia cultivar Riparia Gloire de Montpellier isolate 1030 chromosome 13, EGFV_Vit.rip_1.0, whole genome shotgun sequence, encodes the following:
- the LOC117928429 gene encoding probable cysteine protease RD19D; this encodes MGGGLTGALGVAALLTCALAASAISLHEHDTPWDPKIVQVTDGHSHRKFGVDGVLGTEKEFRMFMEKYGKEYSSREEYVHRLGIFAKNMVRAAEHQALDPTALHGVTPFSDLSEEEFERMFTGVVGGPHMKGGVAETAAALEVDGLPESFDWREKGAVTEVKMQGTCGSCWAFSTTGAVEGAHFISTKKLLTLSEQQLVDCDHMCDIRDKAACDSGCEGGLMTNAYKYLIEAGGLEEESSYPYTGKHGECKFKPDRVAVRVVNFTEVPIDENQIAANLVCHGPLAVGLNAIFMQTYIGGVSCPLICPKRWINHGVLLVGYGAKGYSILRFGYMPYWIIKNSWGKRWGEHGYYRLCRGHGMCGMNTMVSAVVTQTS